A single window of Nicotiana sylvestris chromosome 5, ASM39365v2, whole genome shotgun sequence DNA harbors:
- the LOC104246186 gene encoding protein RDM16 isoform X1 encodes MEREKSNRRERASRDDDDDRRHHHRDRSKHHHRDDENRHRSDDRRGRDRERERHREKSHESEVVREKSYDREDSVERRHSHRRKDDREKREKSYEREDSVERRNAHKRKDRGEESVDKSNGGDEKRARVSEDKKEERRERRRFDDKVKKEEEEDVEIDEERKGKRFEMRIVKEEPKPEPNDNNGHGVGSIDNGVTMGPYNAALRTSPDKSSTRIDPPATKVSSISTTNENKGVNINRSHAVPGKSSTDGAASDAGKSATLSLDAKGNAKALIQRQKELAAKLKKIPLLNKGADFTREGSSQIGRKDSLYAASTDAGILPPPVASSNSGILPTPSSAPSTSTIAVASANTPPSGLPQVAGLTVTAQNYDKVKRAHELFAKMGFRQDPEFPPLINMFPGQMPPEVTIQPKPARAPVLRLDALGREIDEQGNVVNVPKPSSTLKVNINKQKKESFQILKPELDVDPDKNPHFDPRMGIDKNKILRPKRMSFQFVEEGKWSHDAELIKLKQSQYGESRAKELRAKQMQLAKAKAEPVINPNLIEVAERVITKEKPKEPIPDVEWWDAPLLRSGTYGGMVDGDLTDDMLKMEKITIYVEHPRPIEPPAEPAPPPPQPLKLTKKEQKKLRTQRRLAREKERQEMIRQGLLEPPKPKVKMSNLMKVLGSEATQDPTKLEMEIRSAAAEREQAHIDRNIARKLTPDERREKKERKLFDDPNIAPETIVSIYRVNDLSHPQTRFKVDVNAQENRMTGCAVISEGISVVVVEGGKKSIKRYGKLMLRRIDWAAAVKKEDDEDEDDEDKPLNKCVLVWQGTVAKSSFHRFFVHECRTEAAARKVFADAGVPHYWDLAVNFKDDEF; translated from the exons ATGGAGAGAGAAAAATCGAATAGGAGAGAACGAGCATCCAGAGACGACGACGACGACCGCCGCCATCATCATCGCGACCGTTCGAAGCACCACCATCGCGACGATGAGAACCGACACCGATCCGATGATCGAAGAGGTCGCGATCGCGAACGCGAAAGGCATCGCGAGAAATCACACGAATCGGAAGTTGTCAGAGAAAAATCTTACGATAGAGAGGATTCCGTGGAGAGAAGGCATTCGCATAGGAGGAAAGACGATAGAGAGAAACGCGAGAAATCGTATGAGAGAGAGGATTCAGTGGAGAGAAGGAATGCACATAAGAGGAAAGATAGAGGAGAAGAGAGTGTGGACAAGAGCAATGGGGGAGATGAGAAgagagctagggtttcagaggataAGAAGGAGGAGAGAAGAGAGAGGAGGAGATTTGATGATAAAGTGAAGAAGGAGGAGGAAGAGGATGTGGAAATTGACGAGGAAAGGAAGgggaaaagatttgaaatgagaATTGTGAAGGAAGAACCGAAACCCGAGCCCAATGATAATAATGGTCATGGTGTTGGTTCCATTGATAAT GGCGTGACAATGGGACCATACAATGCAGCATTGAGGACCTCCCCTGATAAATCTTCGACTCGTATTGATCCTCCTGCTACCAAGGTATCTTCAATTTCTACAACAAATGAAAATAAGGGAGTTAATATTAACAGATCTCATGCGGTTCCTGGGAAATCTAGTACAGATGGGGCAGCTTCTGATGCTGGCAAGAGTGCCACCTTATCCCTTGATGCCAAAGGAAATGCAAAGGCTCTCATACAAAGGCAGAAGGAGCTGGCAGCAAAGCTTAAGAAAATTCCTTTG CTAAACAAGGGTGCCGACTTTACGAGAGAGGGAAGTTCACAGATTGGTCGCAAGGATAGTCTTTATGCCGCTTCAACAGATGCGGGGATATTGCCCCCACCGGTTGCATCTTCAAATTCTGGGATATTACCCACTCCAAGTTCAGCACCTAGCACATCGACTATAGCTGTGGCTTCTGCAAATACGCCACCCAGTGGCTTGCCTCAGGTTGCGGGGCTCACAGTCACAGCACAGAACTATGATAAAGTGAAGCGTGCACATGAGCTTTTTGCTAAGATGGGATTCCGGCAGGACCCGGAGTTTCCCCCCCTCATTAACATGTTTCCTGGGCAAATGCCTCCAGAGGTTACCATTCAGCCAAAACCCGCTAGAGCCCCTGTTCTTCGTTTGGATGCATTAGGCAGGGAAATCGATGAACAGGGAAATGTGGTTAACGTGCCTAAGCCATCTAGCACCCTTAAG GTGAATATCAACAAGCAGAAAAAAGAAAGCTTCCAAATTCTCAAACCTGAACTTGATGTTGATCCTGATAAAAATCCTCATTTTGATCCGAGGATGGGGATTGACAAGAACAAAATTTTGAGGCCAAAGAGGATGTCATTTCAGTTTGTGGAGGAAGGTAAATGGTCCCATGATGCAGAATTAATTAAGTTAAAG CAAAGCCAATATGGTGAATCACGAGCCAAAGAGTTGAGGGCAAAGCAAATGCAATTGGCAAAGGCAAAAGCAGAGCCTGTCATAAATCCAAATCTTATTGAGGTGGCAGAGAGGGTTATCACCAAGGAAAAACCAAAGGAACCAATCCCTGATGTTgagtggtg GGATGCTCCTCTGTTACGATCTGGTACTTATGGTGGTATGGTCGATGGTGACTTAACTGATGATATGTTGAAGATGGAGAAGATCACTATTTATGTTGAACACCCCCGCCCTATTGAGCCTCCTGCTGAACCTGCTCCACCTCCTCCACAACCATTGAAGCTGACCAAGAAGGAGCAGAAGAAACTACGTACCCAGCGTCGACTGGCTAGGGAGAAAGAAAGGCAGGAAATGATACGTCAGGGCCTGTTAGAACCACCGAAACCTAAAGTTAAAATGAGCAATCTTATGAAAGTTCTTGGCTCAGAAGCCACTCAGGATCCCACAAAGCTTGAAATGGAGATCAGAAGTGCTGCTGCTGAGCGAGAACAGGCTCATATAGACAGAAATATTGCTCGAAAGCTCACTCCTGATGAACGTcgtgagaagaaagaaagaaaactatTTGATGATCCAAATATCGCACCGGAGACGATAGTTTCGATATACAGAGTTAATGACCTTTCACACCCTCAAACTCGCTTCAAGGTTGATGTTAATGCTCAGGAGAATCGCATGACTGGGTGTGCGGTTATCTCGGAAGGTATAAGTGTGGTGGTAGTTGAAGGTGGTAAAAAGTCCATCAAGCGGTATGGGAAACTTATGCTTAGGCGAATAGACTGGGCTGCTGCTGTTAAGAAAGAAGATGATGAAGACGAAGATGATGAAGATAAGCCTCTCAACAAGTGCGTGTTAGTCTGGCAAGGGACTGTTGCTAAATCAAGCTTCCATAGGTTTTTTGTTCACGAGTGCAGGACTGAGGCTGCTGCTCGTAAGGTCTTTGCTGATGCTGGGGTTCCTCATTACTGGGATCTTGCTGTAAACTTCAAAGATGATGAATTTTAG
- the LOC104243057 gene encoding ABC transporter G family member 1, whose product MSRIVAENTLQGEESVQFYDQRVQPMEMSQASAYSSPTLGQLLKRVGDVRKEVTGDETPVHQVLDMSDPGIQQNSLPFVLSFNNLTYSVKVPRKMTFPTIFRRPVAGTAAATGDPVAGENLFTRTKVLLDNISGEARDGEIVAVLGASGSGKSTLIDGLANRIAKESLKGTITLNGEPLDSRLLKVISAYVMQDDLLYPMLTVEETLMFAAEFRLPRTLSKSKKKMRVQALIDQLGLRNAAKTIIGDEGHRGVSGGERRRVSIGIDIIHDPIILFLDEPTSGLDSTSAYMVVKVLQRIAQSGSIVIMSIHQPSYRILGLLDRMLFLSRGQTVYSGSPMNLPHFFADFGHPIPDNENRTEFALDLIRELEGSPGGTKSLVEFNKTWQNTKRQSNQNCEIATPTHGLSLKEAISASISRGKLVSGTTSDHTSPASMVPTYANPFWIEMTTLSKRSFTNSWRVPELFGIRLGAIVVTGFILATMFWQLDNSPKGVQERLGFFAFAMSTTFYTCADALPVFLQERYIFMRETAYNAYRRSSYCLSHALVSLPALIFLSFAFAAITFWAVGLDGGFSGFMFYFGIILASFWAGNSFVTFLSGVVPSVMLGYTIVVAILAYFLLFSGFFMNRDRIPPYWIWFHYLSLVKYPYEAVLQNEFDDPTKCFVKGIQMFDNSPLGSVPIELKEKLLSTMSNTLNVKITGSTCVTTGADILVQQGITELSMWGCLWITIAWGFFFRVLFYFSLLLGSKNKRR is encoded by the exons ATGTCACGGATAGTAGCCGAGAATACATTGCAAGGGGAAGAAAGTGTACAATTTTATGATCAAAGAGTACAACCCATGGAAATGTCACAGGCCAGCGCGTACAGTTCACCGACCCTTGGTCAGTTACTGAAGCGCGTGGGCGATGTCAGAAAGGAGGTCACCGGCGACGAAACTCCGGTACATCAAGTTCTTGATATGAGTGATCCAGGCATTCAACAAAACTCTCTTCCATTTGTACTCTCCTTCAATAATCTCACATACAGCGTAAAAGTTCCCCGGAAAATGACTTTTCCGACGATCTTCCGGCGACCCGTAGCCGGAACCGCCGCAGCCACCGGGGATCCGGTAGCCGGAGAAAACTTGTTCACGAGAACAAAAGTGCTCCTCGACAACATCTCCGGCGAGGCGCGTGATGGAGAAATCGTCGCCGTTCTAGGCGCGTCGGGCTCGGGAAAATCGACACTCATCGACGGGTTGGCTAATCGGATTGCAAAAGAAAGCTTGAAAGGAACAATAACGTTAAATGGAGAGCCATTGGATTCAAGATTGTTGAAAGTAATTTCAGCATACGTCATGCAAGATGATCTTTTATATCCAATGTTAACAGTTGAAGAAACATTAATGTTTGCTGCTGAATTCAGACTTCCTCGTACTCTGtccaaatcaaagaagaaaatgaGAGTACAAGCTTTGATTGATCAATTAGGGTTACGAAATGCTGCAAAAACTATCATAGGCGATGAG GGTCATCGTGGAGTGTCTGGTGGAGAACGACGACGAGTTTCCATAGGAATTGATATTATTCATGACCCCATCATCTTATTTCTCGACGAACCAACTTCAGGGCTTGATTCCACTAGTGCATACATGGTAGTGAAAGTTCTTCAAAGAATTGCTCAAAGTGGAAGTATTGTAATCATGTCAATTCATCAACCAAGTTATAGAATTCTTGGTTTATTGGATCGTATGCTTTTCTTGTCCCGTGGACAAACTGTTTATAGTGGATCCCCTATGAATCTTCCACATTTCTTTGCTGATTTTGGTCACCCGATACCAGACAAtgaaaatcggacagagtttgCCCTGGATTTAATTCGTGAGCTAGAAGGATCCCCAGGAGGGACAAAAAGTTTAGTCGAATTCAATAAAACATGGCAAAATACCAAAAGGCAGAGCAATCAAAATTGTGAAATAGCAACTCCAACACATGGATTATCATTGAAAGAAGCAATAAGTGCAAGCATTTCAAGAGGGAAATTGGTTTCAGGAACAACAAGTGATCATACTTCCCCTGCATCAATGGTTCCTACATACGCGAATCCCTTTTGGATCGAAATGACTACGTTGTCAAAGAGATCGTTTACTAATTCGTGGAGGGTGCCCGAGCTATTTGGCATTCGTTTAGGTGCAATCGTTGTCACGGGGTTCATCTTAGCTACTATGTTTTGGCAACTTGACAATTCACCTAAAGGGGTTCAAGAAAGACTTGGTTTTTTTGCATTTGCAATGTCAACAACTTTCTACACTTGTGCTGATGCATTGCCTGTTTTTCTACAAGAAAGGTATATTTTTATGAGGGAAACAGCTTATAATGCATATAGGAGATCATCTTATTGTCTATCTCATGCTTTGGTTTCTTTACCAGCATTGATTTTCCTATCATTTGCATTTGCTGCTATAACATTTTGGGCAGTTGGACTAGATGGTGGATTTTCTGGTTTCATGTTTTATTTTGGGATAATCTTGGCTTCATTTTGGGCTGGAAATTCATTTGTCACATTCTTATCTGGAGTTGTACCTAGTGTTATGCTAGGTTACACAATTGTTGTGGCAATTCTTGCCTATTTCTTGCTCTTCTCTGGATTTTTCATGAATCGTGATCGAATCCCACCTTATTGGATATGGTTTCACTATCTTTCCTTGGTGAAATATCCATATGAAGCTGTGTTACAAAATGAATTTGATGATCCAACAAAATGTTTTGTTAAGGGAATTCAAATGTTTGATAATTCTCCACTTGGATCAGTGCCAATTGAATTGAAAGAGAAGTTGTTGAGTACAATGAGTAATACATTGAATGTCAAGATTACTGGTTCTACTTGTGTTACTACTGGTGCTGATATATTGGTTCAACAAGGGATTACTGAGTTAAGTATGTGGGGTTGTTTGTGGATTACTATTGCATGGGGATTTTTCTTTAGGGTTTTGTTTTACTTCAGTTTGTTGCTTGGAAGTAAGAACAAGAGAAGGTAA
- the LOC104246186 gene encoding protein RDM16 isoform X2 — translation MGFRQDPEFPPLINMFPGQMPPEVTIQPKPARAPVLRLDALGREIDEQGNVVNVPKPSSTLKVNINKQKKESFQILKPELDVDPDKNPHFDPRMGIDKNKILRPKRMSFQFVEEGKWSHDAELIKLKQSQYGESRAKELRAKQMQLAKAKAEPVINPNLIEVAERVITKEKPKEPIPDVEWWDAPLLRSGTYGGMVDGDLTDDMLKMEKITIYVEHPRPIEPPAEPAPPPPQPLKLTKKEQKKLRTQRRLAREKERQEMIRQGLLEPPKPKVKMSNLMKVLGSEATQDPTKLEMEIRSAAAEREQAHIDRNIARKLTPDERREKKERKLFDDPNIAPETIVSIYRVNDLSHPQTRFKVDVNAQENRMTGCAVISEGISVVVVEGGKKSIKRYGKLMLRRIDWAAAVKKEDDEDEDDEDKPLNKCVLVWQGTVAKSSFHRFFVHECRTEAAARKVFADAGVPHYWDLAVNFKDDEF, via the exons ATGGGATTCCGGCAGGACCCGGAGTTTCCCCCCCTCATTAACATGTTTCCTGGGCAAATGCCTCCAGAGGTTACCATTCAGCCAAAACCCGCTAGAGCCCCTGTTCTTCGTTTGGATGCATTAGGCAGGGAAATCGATGAACAGGGAAATGTGGTTAACGTGCCTAAGCCATCTAGCACCCTTAAG GTGAATATCAACAAGCAGAAAAAAGAAAGCTTCCAAATTCTCAAACCTGAACTTGATGTTGATCCTGATAAAAATCCTCATTTTGATCCGAGGATGGGGATTGACAAGAACAAAATTTTGAGGCCAAAGAGGATGTCATTTCAGTTTGTGGAGGAAGGTAAATGGTCCCATGATGCAGAATTAATTAAGTTAAAG CAAAGCCAATATGGTGAATCACGAGCCAAAGAGTTGAGGGCAAAGCAAATGCAATTGGCAAAGGCAAAAGCAGAGCCTGTCATAAATCCAAATCTTATTGAGGTGGCAGAGAGGGTTATCACCAAGGAAAAACCAAAGGAACCAATCCCTGATGTTgagtggtg GGATGCTCCTCTGTTACGATCTGGTACTTATGGTGGTATGGTCGATGGTGACTTAACTGATGATATGTTGAAGATGGAGAAGATCACTATTTATGTTGAACACCCCCGCCCTATTGAGCCTCCTGCTGAACCTGCTCCACCTCCTCCACAACCATTGAAGCTGACCAAGAAGGAGCAGAAGAAACTACGTACCCAGCGTCGACTGGCTAGGGAGAAAGAAAGGCAGGAAATGATACGTCAGGGCCTGTTAGAACCACCGAAACCTAAAGTTAAAATGAGCAATCTTATGAAAGTTCTTGGCTCAGAAGCCACTCAGGATCCCACAAAGCTTGAAATGGAGATCAGAAGTGCTGCTGCTGAGCGAGAACAGGCTCATATAGACAGAAATATTGCTCGAAAGCTCACTCCTGATGAACGTcgtgagaagaaagaaagaaaactatTTGATGATCCAAATATCGCACCGGAGACGATAGTTTCGATATACAGAGTTAATGACCTTTCACACCCTCAAACTCGCTTCAAGGTTGATGTTAATGCTCAGGAGAATCGCATGACTGGGTGTGCGGTTATCTCGGAAGGTATAAGTGTGGTGGTAGTTGAAGGTGGTAAAAAGTCCATCAAGCGGTATGGGAAACTTATGCTTAGGCGAATAGACTGGGCTGCTGCTGTTAAGAAAGAAGATGATGAAGACGAAGATGATGAAGATAAGCCTCTCAACAAGTGCGTGTTAGTCTGGCAAGGGACTGTTGCTAAATCAAGCTTCCATAGGTTTTTTGTTCACGAGTGCAGGACTGAGGCTGCTGCTCGTAAGGTCTTTGCTGATGCTGGGGTTCCTCATTACTGGGATCTTGCTGTAAACTTCAAAGATGATGAATTTTAG